The following DNA comes from Rhizobium lusitanum.
AAACCGAGGCTGCTTGCGGGAACATCTTCCGGATCGAACCCCGGCCCATTATCCGATACCGCAATCGTGACATGTTTGCCATCGGTGCGCTGCTCAACGTGCTGTGTGGCGCCATCGCCGTGACGGTAACCATTGTTCAGCGCCTCCTGAACAAAGCGATATATGCAGATCTTGGCGGAGGTCGACAGTTCCTGCACCGCATCAGAAATGGACAGGCTAACCACGGTTCCAGTACGCTGCTCATGGGCGCGAACTGCGCGGTGCAACAGTTCCGAGAGGTTCGCCGCTTCGATCTGCGGCAAGACGAGCCCGCTGCAAATGCTTCTGATCTCCGCCATGGCGTCGTCGAGGCTCGATTTGATTGCGGCAAGCGACAGCTCGCGCTCCCGCGCCGGAGCAGTCGGATTTGCCAAGGCCTCGCTATCCAGTCTTAACGATGCATAGGCGACGAGCTGCGCTGGGCCGTCATGCAGATCGGCGCCGATGCGCCTGAGGTAGCTTTCGTTGAGGGCGGCGGCGCGCTGCGAGGCCCTTTGAACGCGGGCGCGCAGGATCTCGTTTTGCTGCAGGAGAGCCGACAATTCGCCGATGCGGGCCTTGAGCGCGCCGCGCTGGCTTTCGATCGTCCGGCTTCCGCGAAGGACGATCATCGAAAGGATAAGAAAGAAGGTGAGGGTGAACATGCCGACAGCGAGCCAGCTTCGAAAGCGCGCCTGGTTCATGCTGCGCTGGAAATCATACGCAACTTCGTGAAATTCCGAGACCGCAACGACCTTGCCCGACCAGGGCTGAAGAACCGGATTGTAGATCTCCAGGAGCGGCTTGCCGCTGCCGCGCTCGGCAACGCTTTCGACGTCCCCAATCTGATTGAACTGCGCCGTCATCGTGCCGGAAAATGCCGTCTTCAGATCATCGCTCAGCGGGAACTGCTTTCCCATCAGGTTCTTGTCGTTGGAGTAGAGAACGGTGCCGTCGTTGCGCCAGAGGCGAAAGGACATCAGTCGGCTGCCAAGCGCGCCTTCGCCGAGCGTTTCATCCAGCGCGCGCATCACCGTATCGTCCAGCATCTCGTTTGTCTGCATATCCGGGAGAAGCGGCGCGATGACGCTGTCGACATAAAGAGCGGTGCTGGCGGCGGAATTGCGGGTAACGGCATCCTCGATGAGGCTGGTGACGACGGCGCCGACGATGACCATGGCGCAGGCGGCAACGAGGCCACCGATCAGCAGGAATTGCCGCGCAAGGGATTGGGAGTTCCAGCTGGCGATCAGACGAACCGGCGACAGCAGTGATTTGAGATTTGTCTGCAAGTCTGGCTACTTTCCGCGATGATCATCCAATGCCGGCATGACTGTCGTCGCCGAGCAACACGTTGAATGGTGGTCCGTTCATTCCGTTGGCAAGCCTCCGTATTGATGTAAATCCCAACCCATCCGTTCTCAGACTTTCAGCCATCGGCAATCAGGCTAAGGTCTGATCCCCTGAGGCATTGGTCCGTCCCCCGTGGAAACTTCCATTTCCAGCAATATTATGGCGAGCAGCATGAATGCTCGTCCCGCGTGGCAGTTGCACCGCGTGGCAGGAGCATAGTCTGGAATGAGAGGAATACGCAGATGAAATTCAGTTCAGCCTTTGGAACGACTGTTGTTGCCTTGGCATTGGCTGTCGCTCCGGTAGCCGGCGGCAGCCTCGGTTTTGCAAACATGGCCTACGCCAAGGGTGGCAATGGCAATGGAGGAGGCAACGGCGGTGGCAATGGAAATGGCGGGAGCCATGGCAGCAGCAGTTCCAGCGATGGAAAGTCAAGTGCCGCGCAATCGGACGATAGTGATTGAAGCGTCGGCAGCCTGAAACATACGACACATTCCTCAAAGCCCGCGACTGCAAACAGGAAGCTCGATAAGACGGGCTCCACGAAAGTAAAGACGGCGGCGGCACAGCTTGGCAGCCTCAACTCTCTCAAGCGGAATTATCATGCCTATATGAATTCTAAGGATCCGAAGATGGCGGCCATCAGGGCCTATGTCATGGATTATGCTGAGTTCGAACTCAAGAACGGAACCAATGCCGTGCCGACGGACCCAGCCCTTAGTGACGAGGCGTTGCGCTCGGCTTTGGCTCAGGCGTCGAAGACAGGTGTCGTAACCGACAAAACCTTGGCGGAAGCCAAGGGTATTCTAGGCGTTGGTCCTACCGTCGGAAAAATAGACCAAGTGCGCGACGCGTTGGAGCAATCCACAGCCACAACGACGTCTGCGAACTGAACGTCTTTGTGGAAAAGCAAAGCCGGCAACCGCTGAACCGCGATTGCCGGCTTTTCTGTATCAGGCGGCCTGGCGCACCTTGGAGGGGCGGGTAGCCGCTGCTTTTTCGACCATGGCGGTGACTTCGGCGCGGCGGGCGCCGGACAGCGGCAGACGCGGCATGCGGACACGCTCGGAGCCGCGGCCCATGATCTGCTCGGCGAGCTTGATCGACTGCACCAGGTCATGCTCGGCATCGAGATGCAGAAGCGGCATGAACCAGCGATAGATCTTGCGGGCTTCTTCCCAATCGCCACGTTCGGCGGCGGCGACGAGCTGCACCGATTCCTGCGGGAACGCGCTGGTCAGGCCGGAAACCCAACCCTTGGCACCGAGCATCAGACCTTCGAGCGCGACATCGTCGAGACCGGCGAAAATATCGAAACGATCACCGAAGGCATTGATGAGATCGGTGAAGCGGCGTGGATCCGGAGCGCTTTCCTTGACGGCCTTGATGTTCGGCACGTCGGCGAGCGCCTGCAGCACGTCGGCGCCGATATTGACGCGATAGGCAGGGGGTTGTTGTAGAGCATGATCGGCAGCGAGGTCGCTTCAGCGACCGTGCGGAAATGCGCGATCAGTTCCTCCGGCTTCGGCACATAGACCATGGCCGGCAGAAGCATCAGGCCATCGGCACCGAGCTTCTCGGCATCGCGGGCATAGGCGACGGCGCGGCGCGTATCGAGTTCGGACACGCCGGTGACGACGGGAACGCGGCCGTTGACCACTTCGACGGCGGCCTTCAGGATCGTGCGCTTTTCCTCCGGGTCGAGCGAGTTGTTCTCGCCGCAGGTGCCCATGACGATCAGTCCGTTGACGCCGTCATTGACGAGGGCATCCTGAACGCCCTGTGTGGCCGTGAGATCCACGGACAAATCTTCCTTGAACTGTGTCGTTACGGCGGGAAATACGCCCTTCCATCCAGTGGTCATCGCTTGATCCTCATTGAAAGCTGACGGCGTTATATACAAACTGTCGACAAAGCTCAAGAAGCGGGCTAGAAAAGTTTTGGGAAGGGCAGGCGGTCTTGCGGCGCCCTGCCAAAACGACATACGAAGATGTGGGTCGCGAGGGATATCCGAATGCAGAATGATGCGGAAAATGCGCGCGTGCGCGGATCGGGCACTCAAAGCGTCTATGCCGCGCTGCGCCGGGAAATCCTGTCGATGGCGCTCGAACCCGGCAGCCCGCTCGATGAAGTGCGACTGTCGGAGCGCTTCAAGATGTCGAGAACGCCGATCCGCGAGGCGCTGCTGCGACTTGTTGCCGAGGGGCTGGTCACGACCCTGCCAAATAGAAGCACGATCGTGGCAACCATCGATTTCGCCAGCCTGCCCACTTATTTCGAAGCGCTGACGCTGATGTATCGCGTCACTACGCGGGGTGCGGCCCAGCGGCGGAATGCCGGGATCATGAAGACCATCCGCGCCCATCAAAAGGAATTCGCGGACGCTGTTATTGCCCACGACGCCTATGCGATGATTGAGGCAAACCGGGAATTTCACGTCGCTATCGCTGAGCTTGCCGGCAATTCCTATTACACCACCTTTTTCGCTCGCCTCCTCGACGAAGGCCGGCGCATTCTTCGCCTCTATTATTCGACATTCGATGATCGCCTGCCACGCCAGTACGTCGATGAGCATGAGGAGATGATCGCCGCCATCGAAGCGGGCGATGTCGAGCGCGCCGACCGGCTGGCGATCGATCACGCCGCGCAGATCGTTCGGCAGATCCAGGACTATGTTGCCCGCAATCTGGACCGGCCGGTGGCGATACCGTTGTCCTGAAACCCCGCGACGAAAACACTTTCATCTCCGCCTCTTGATCGAATGGATTGGAAAACCGCATGTCTTGGCAGCATCCCGTACCCCGCATAACTCAGGACGAGAGACAGCGTCGCCTCTCGAAACTCCGCCAGTCCATCGAGGCCGAGGGCTTGTCCGGCGTGCTGCTCGGGCCGACCGAGAGCCTGCGCTATTTCACCGGACTGGTCTGGCATTTGAGCGAACGGTTTCTTGGCGCGCTCGTTACCCCGACCGAGCTTTACTACATCGTTCCGGGCTTTGAGCGCAGCCGCGTGGAGACGCTCCCGCATCTGCCCGGAGACATCCTGGTCTGGCAGGAAGAGGAAAGCAGCGTCGCCCTGATCTCCAACCTTATCAGCGGCTCCGGCAAGTTGGCTCTCGATGATGACCTGCCGCTTTTCTTCTACCACGCGCTGGCGGCGGAAATCGGCGTTGAAAGGCTGACGGATGGTGGGCGGCTGACCCGCGATCTGCGCCGGATCAAATCGCCTGCGGAGATTGCGCTTATTCAATATGCGATGGATCTGACCCTCGATGTTCACAAGCAGGCGCATGCGCTTTTAAAGCCTGGGATCAAGGCGTCCGAGGTGGTGGATTTCATTGATCGACGGCATCGCGATGCCGGGGCTGATGGTGGCTCGACCTTCTGCATCGTCTCCTTCGGCACGGCGACCTCGCTTCCACATGGAGCAGATGGTGATCAGAACCTTGCCGATGGCGACGTTATTCTGATCGACACCGGTTGCCGGCTTGACGGCTACCATTCGGACATCACCCGAACCTACGCCCTTGAGAGCGGCCACAAGGAATTCGAACAGGCTTGGGCGATCGAGCGAGAGGCGCAACAGGCTGTCTTCGACGCGGCCAAGTTGGGAGCTGCATGCTCAAGCCTCGATGACGCGGCTCGCGCGGTGCTTGCGAAGCATTCTCTCGGCCCGGACTATCGTCTGCCGGGATTGCCGCACCGCGCCGGCCATGGGCTCGGCCTCGAAATCCATGAGGAGCCCTATATCGTCCGCGGCAACGCGACGCCGCTTGCCGCCGGCATGGTTTTCTCCAACGAACCGATGATCGTTTTTCCGGAAAAATTCGGTATCCGGCTGGAGGACCATATCTACATGACCGAGGACGGCCCTCGTTGGTTCACCAAGCCGGCGAAGGCCCCGACCGAACCCTTCGCCGATTGAGACACCGGGCGCGCTGAGCAAGGCAACCCTTTGCTCAGGTCGCCCGTTTGCCGTCTTCGTCGAATACATGCAGATGCTGCGCCGGGAACGATACATTCACCTGCGGACCCGCGCTCAGTGCCTCGCGATTGAGCGTGAACACCTTGAATGGCAGGCCGTGCAACGACAGGTGAAGGATGATGCCGAAGCCGGTGGGTTCGATCAGCTCCACATTGGCGCTGAGATCGGCGCTATCCGATGACAGAACCACATGTTCAGGCCGAATTCCGACGGTCGCCTTGGCGCCGACCGGCAGGTTCAGCGGTGTCGGCAACGGAACAATGGTTCCGTCCTTCAGCTTCATGCCTTCGGTCTCGTAGGTGGCGTCGAGGAAATTCATCCCCGGCGAGCCAATGAAGCCGGCAACGAAGAGGTTGGCGGGGCGGTCGTAAAGTTCGAGCGGACTGCCGACCTGCTGCACCACCCCGCCATGCATGGCGACGATCCGGTCCGCCAGCGTCATTGCCTCGATCTGATCATGCGTGACGTAGATCGAGGTCGCCTTCAGGTCGGCATGCAATTTCTTGATTTCGGCCCGCATCTGCTCGCGCAAGCGGGCGTCGAGGTTCGACAGCGGCTCGTCGAAGAGGAAGGCCTTCGGCTGTCGCACGATGGCGCGGCCCATCGCAACGCGCTGGCGTTGGCCGCCTGAAAGCGCCTTTGGGCGACGTTCGAGCAGTGGATCGAGGCCGAGCTTCGATGCAGCGGCTGCGACGGTGCTCGCAATCTTGTCCTTCGCGATCTTCCGAAGCTTGAGGCTGTAGCTCATATTGCCGGCGACGTTCATGTGCGGATAGAGCGCATAGGACTGGAACACCATGGCGATGTCGCGATCCTTCGGATGCAGCTCGTTGACGCGCTTGCCAGCGATGCGGACCTCGCCGCCGCTGATATCCTCGAGACCTGCAATCATCCGGAGCAGCGTGGACTTGCCGCAGCCCGAAGGCCCGACGAGAACAACGAATTCCCCATCCTTGATCTGGAGATCGATGTCTTGCAGCACCTGCACATGCCCGTAGGCTTTTCTGACGTTCTGAATATCGATCGATGCCATTTGACTAACCCTTGACCGCGCCGGCCGTCAGGCCCTGCACGAGATAACGCTGAATGAGCAGGAAGAAGAGGCAGGCCGGAATGAGCGCCATGACGCCCGCTGCCATCATCTGCCCGAAATCCACGGAGAATTTCGAAACGAAGGTGAGAAGCCCGACGGGGAAGGTCGCGGCCTGATTGCCGTTGATGAGCATCAGGGCAAACAGCAACTCGCTCCAGGCGGCCGTGAAGACGAAACCGAGCGTCGCGGCGATGCCGGGCAGCGTCAGCGGCAGGATGATCTGCCGGAACGCGGTAAACTGTGTCGCGCCATCGATCATTGCCGCCTCTTCCAGATCCTTCGGAATACCGTCGAAGAAGGACTGCATCAGGAAGGTCGCGAAGGGCACGTTGAACGCCGTGTAGACGATGACGAGGCCGGTCAGGCTGTTGGTCAGGTGCAGCGGCGTCAGGATCTTGAAGATCGG
Coding sequences within:
- a CDS encoding sensor histidine kinase; translated protein: MQTNLKSLLSPVRLIASWNSQSLARQFLLIGGLVAACAMVIVGAVVTSLIEDAVTRNSAASTALYVDSVIAPLLPDMQTNEMLDDTVMRALDETLGEGALGSRLMSFRLWRNDGTVLYSNDKNLMGKQFPLSDDLKTAFSGTMTAQFNQIGDVESVAERGSGKPLLEIYNPVLQPWSGKVVAVSEFHEVAYDFQRSMNQARFRSWLAVGMFTLTFFLILSMIVLRGSRTIESQRGALKARIGELSALLQQNEILRARVQRASQRAAALNESYLRRIGADLHDGPAQLVAYASLRLDSEALANPTAPARERELSLAAIKSSLDDAMAEIRSICSGLVLPQIEAANLSELLHRAVRAHEQRTGTVVSLSISDAVQELSTSAKICIYRFVQEALNNGYRHGDGATQHVEQRTDGKHVTIAVSDNGPGFDPEDVPASSLGLAGLRERVESLGGTFELSSSRDGTIVRMSLNAAEMEQT
- a CDS encoding GntR family transcriptional regulator, whose product is MQNDAENARVRGSGTQSVYAALRREILSMALEPGSPLDEVRLSERFKMSRTPIREALLRLVAEGLVTTLPNRSTIVATIDFASLPTYFEALTLMYRVTTRGAAQRRNAGIMKTIRAHQKEFADAVIAHDAYAMIEANREFHVAIAELAGNSYYTTFFARLLDEGRRILRLYYSTFDDRLPRQYVDEHEEMIAAIEAGDVERADRLAIDHAAQIVRQIQDYVARNLDRPVAIPLS
- a CDS encoding M24 family metallopeptidase; its protein translation is MSWQHPVPRITQDERQRRLSKLRQSIEAEGLSGVLLGPTESLRYFTGLVWHLSERFLGALVTPTELYYIVPGFERSRVETLPHLPGDILVWQEEESSVALISNLISGSGKLALDDDLPLFFYHALAAEIGVERLTDGGRLTRDLRRIKSPAEIALIQYAMDLTLDVHKQAHALLKPGIKASEVVDFIDRRHRDAGADGGSTFCIVSFGTATSLPHGADGDQNLADGDVILIDTGCRLDGYHSDITRTYALESGHKEFEQAWAIEREAQQAVFDAAKLGAACSSLDDAARAVLAKHSLGPDYRLPGLPHRAGHGLGLEIHEEPYIVRGNATPLAAGMVFSNEPMIVFPEKFGIRLEDHIYMTEDGPRWFTKPAKAPTEPFAD
- a CDS encoding ABC transporter ATP-binding protein produces the protein MASIDIQNVRKAYGHVQVLQDIDLQIKDGEFVVLVGPSGCGKSTLLRMIAGLEDISGGEVRIAGKRVNELHPKDRDIAMVFQSYALYPHMNVAGNMSYSLKLRKIAKDKIASTVAAAASKLGLDPLLERRPKALSGGQRQRVAMGRAIVRQPKAFLFDEPLSNLDARLREQMRAEIKKLHADLKATSIYVTHDQIEAMTLADRIVAMHGGVVQQVGSPLELYDRPANLFVAGFIGSPGMNFLDATYETEGMKLKDGTIVPLPTPLNLPVGAKATVGIRPEHVVLSSDSADLSANVELIEPTGFGIILHLSLHGLPFKVFTLNREALSAGPQVNVSFPAQHLHVFDEDGKRAT
- a CDS encoding carbohydrate ABC transporter permease, with the protein product MRRSILPTIAHRLAILCYVVFALFPLFWLFKVSLTPNDLLYTEGVRMWPSRTTWEHYAFVLQHSDFPTFFKNSLIVSGSTAIAVTICASLSGYALSRFNFRAKYWIVALMLLTQMFPLVMLVAPIFKILTPLHLTNSLTGLVIVYTAFNVPFATFLMQSFFDGIPKDLEEAAMIDGATQFTAFRQIILPLTLPGIAATLGFVFTAAWSELLFALMLINGNQAATFPVGLLTFVSKFSVDFGQMMAAGVMALIPACLFFLLIQRYLVQGLTAGAVKG